The DNA sequence atcttcttccaaggcatcatcctcacatCCCCTGCGTCTCTTATACAAAAAGAACTTCAAGCGCGATCGTTCAGCAAACGCTAGTGATACCGATTTGTTAGggagaaaagcaaaagtcGGCAAGCACGATCATTGTGACGATGGAAACGAGCATAACGGGTTTACGGCCATGGATGACTATATCTCTGTACTTCCATTAAATGATGAGGCGAGCGAAAGCTCTTCAATACAAGTAGACGGCGATACAGCGACGGCAGAGCTTCCTGCCGCTGGAGGGGAGCCGGAACTTTCCCCTCAACAGTCAGAGATCCTCGCAAAGATCATGAACGGTGAaaatttcttcttcacagGATCCGCTGGTACAGGAAAATCTGTTTTACTACGAGCTATCATCAAAGCattcaaggagaaggaagaacagagaGAGCAGAGGGAGGCAGCCCGATCGTTCAGAGGTTGGCAAGGATACCGTGAGGCCAATAaagtggaaaaggaagaagtagtTAAATGGTCACTCGCGGTCACAGCAAGCACGGGTATGGCTGGGGTGTAAGTCCCTTGTGTTTGTCAGGACATGACCCGAGACAAAACTGACTTTCATGAAAGGAATATTGGCGGCACCACAATTCACTCTTGGGCAGGGATAGGACTTGGCGTAGACAATGCAGAAAAGCTAGCTGCCAAAATCGGGGCCAATGCGCATTCTCGCAAGCGCTGGAGATCAACTGCAGCTCTCGTCATTGATGAAAGTAAGTGCTGGAACAAGACGACATCCTTCTGTTGTTACTTGCTAACATTCTCTGCAAAAATAGTTTCGATGATTGACGCCTCACTTCTCGATAAACTCGATCGCATCGGCCGTATAGTCCGCAACGACGACCGTCCTTTTGGAGGTATTCAACTCATTCTCACTGGAGACTTTTTCCAACTCCCGCCTGTCACTAAGGGCCAGATTCCTCAATTCGCTTTTGAAGCTGAATGCTGGCCGAAATTGTTCTCCCACAGAAATATTAAGACCCTCACCCGCGTTTTCCGTCAAAGGGATGATAGATTCGTCAAAATGCTCGAAGCTATGCGTCGGGGTACAGTCACGCTCGACGATACCGCACTCCTCCAATCACTGAACCGTACGGTCAAATACCCAGATAACATCAAACCGGTTGCTCTTTACCCTcagaaaagagatgtggaATTTGTTAATAGCGCTCGGCTAGATGCTTTGCCTGGGGCAATAACCCTTTATGATTGTCATGACCAACCAGGATTCACTGCTGGTGGTTTCCCGATAACCAGAACAGAGGCAACTGCCAAACTGAACAAGAATACCATCTGGCCTCAGCAGCTGTCACTTAAAGAAGGTGCACAGGTCATGCTCGTAACGGTACGCCCTTTATCCTCCATGTATTCTCGCGAGCCGCATTTTCTGAAACACTGCTTACTTTGACAGTAGAACATGGGTGATGGCGTCCTCGTGAACGGCTCAACGGGTACTGTCGTCGATTTTCTCACTATTCCAGATGCGATCAAACGGGGTATCCACCTACCCGAAGCAGCTATCAAAGGCCAAACATCGATGGATCTGGAATTTCCGGTAGTAGCATTTGCTCAATCCAAGTttgcgaggaagaaggtccCAGAAAGAGTCATCATCCCTTCGATGAGCGTCGATATATTGAATGCTTTGTAAGCTGCTTTTTGCTCTCCGAAATCCACTTCACTTTGGAAAGGAATACTTACCTTGTGAATAATCAAGAGGCCAACCGGAAGCAACTAGGTATCAGATCCCCTTGATCTTGGCATGGGCACTTACTATCCATAAAAGCCAGTAAGCTATCaatcctttcttcttgctttctgATCCGCGCCCAGAGGCTAATGAAATACAGGGGTCAAACACTGGAGCGAGTTAAGATTGATCTTGCCAAAATTTTCGTTGAAGGTACATATATTTTGTGTCAATTCAATTGCATTGCGCATTTGTATGAGACTAACGATATTTGATGCCATAAAGGTCAAGCGTATGTTGCCATCTCCCGAGCCGTCAGTTTAGATAGTCTAGAAATCCTCAATTTCCGTCCCGACTCGTGAGTTCTCATTCAGACATTATACATGACACTTTTGGCACCGGGCCCATATCTGATGTCCTTACAGTGTAAAAGCCCATTCCAAAGTCATCCGTTGGGCAAGGCCGtacgaggaagagcaagctgcagaagaggagtggAACAATCTTGAGGACAACATCGGTATATTATATTAGAAGAGCATTTTTCATCAGCCAAGCATCATATCTGTCAATTGTCAATTGTGCACTCGACCGTCGTTCACCCCATTTGTTGATATCAAGCATGTATTCAGCCGTCTATTCTCTGGTTTGTTCGCAAGTCTGGTCGTCGTAATTGGCACTGAGATACATCACATTACGACAAGTACAAAACCAGGGTGGGCTTCTAAAATACAAGCTAGGATGTCCAATTGGAGACTCTTTGAATCTCTCGCATAACCTTAGAGAAATATTAATTAGCACTTGATATTAACCGGCTTGCTTTGACACACCTAAGCAATAATACATGCGGGACATACATCGAGGAAACTCCCTTGCTGGACGTACCCCCAATCTCTCCTTAACGCGCCTCCGTTCCTTTGTACCTCAATGGTATACACTTCTTCGCCTACTTCCGGCACTGGATACCACCACCTAAGCGTCTGGCCCTTAATTTCTACACGCCCGCGGGAAGCGACGACCGAAACATCCAGAGATAGTTGTGCGGAAGATGAGTAAGGAACAGAGCGGATCGATATCGATGCAGGATCAGAGGATTTGATGGCTCGTTCGTCTTCAATAAGATCGACCTTTGACGTCTGACGCGAGGCGAAAGCACTGTCGTCACCATCAGTCGACGTTGAATTTGCTTGTCCCGAAATTGAGTTGTTGCCTGCTGGACGGGAAGGATCCAAGCTGGCGGCATAATGAACGAAGGGCAGATAGATCTCAGTGAAGATTTTTTGGTTGGCAATATCATCTGCCCGTACGCGCACAGTGTACTTGAACTTGGTACTAGTAATGTCAAAGTCGATCCTTTCCGGGATTCCGACAGTGGCCACAGGGTATGGCCTGCAGAAGGCAGCTACGGCCCTTGAGCCGTCGAGAACTAAGGCAGGGCAGAAGTCGCCAAACTCAACCATagagggagaaagacgGAGTATGGAGGCACCAGACATGGGTACCATGAGGGTAGAGGAGGAGTTGGTCAAATTATTGAAACTTGAAGATAAGTTGGGAGTATTGCTTCTGGAAGAATCGCGATACGACTCCTGCTCCTTATCATCCACGCTCCATAGAGATAAATCTTCACCATTCCTAGTACCACAGTCATCAATGCTCTACGTTCTCGGAACCAAGATATAAGCTTACCAGTTATCTCCCCACTCATGAACATTGTCCGGGACATAGTTCCAAATTGCATAATTTAAACAATTGGGACCGTCACAAGCATTCATAGAGCAATCCATGGCTTTCTGCTGGCTAGAGTAGTCTCCCTCGCCTCGGCCTCCATCGACATAACCATATGCCTTCTTGTCATCCTGTAGAGAGACTCAGCGTCAAATCGGACAGTTTACAAGGGTCAAATTTAGAACTTACCATATCGTATGGAATTCCAATTTCTCCAATGAGAGTGGGATAATTTCCCAGGAGATCGACCGTATCTTGCTTCAATACAGCCAACTCACCCTGTATCATCTTTCTGATGGGTCCTTCTCCTATTCGCACAGCCTGCACTATACTCCAATATTTCTTGCGAATCACGCCAATTGCGTCGGCATTGAACCAGTTCCAGTGTCTGGTCATGAGGGTGAGACCATCATAGAAATGTGGGGAAGAGCAGGCACGTCCTTTGAGGAAAGACTGTGGAAGCTTTGGTGGTTGGCTAAGGACGGGGGTTTGGATAAAATGGATGGACTCGGGGTGATGCAAACGGATACGGGATGAATAGGCTAGCCAGTGAAGTGCCCAGAAATCATTTACAAAATCGACCTGATGAGAAGGATCGGTAGGGAGAGTACAGAAATAGTCAGGACGAAGGAGTGTGGATGTCGCGATATCCCAGACACCGTGATGCGCCCAAACTGCATCAATATGAGCGAATGTGCATTGTGCGGACGTGATTTGACTTACTACAAGTTCCAAGAGcccattcttttcccctcgTCCAACCCCACTTTCCACTGCCTCTCTGTatatcatcctcctcgcttAACCAAAGTCTCACTCCTTTTGGATCTATTGTCTGACGACCTCCTCGATAAGGTCCCATCGGTCCAAAATTCCACACCTGAACGTCTTGTGCTTCTCCCATGCCAAGTCTCATACCTTCTATCGGGGTAGGGCTTGGTCCTTTTTTCAATTGTTGTTCTGCAGGGATTACAGCAAGGTCCTTGTAACCAATCAGACCTTCTCCGGGTTCGTTTACAGAATCCCAGCCTATGACACACTCGTCCATGAGGTCGCTCCCCTCCTCAGCAATCCGCTTGACAAGCTCTCCTACTGCGTCAATGAAATGGTCTTGCAAAAAGTCTTGGATGTTTTTGCCGTCAATGATACACTTGGGGGCATATGTTTTACctgcaaaaaagaaagtcCAGATAGTCTGGTTAGCAAGGTGGGTATAATTGGTGCCCCATATCATGGCTGGGAAATCTTGTGGTCTTGGAGATTCTGCGCTTGGCCACTCGCAATGGAGATAAGCGGATGCCGTTGGTGTAAGATGATAGGGGTCAATACCGCAGGCGTATAGGGTCCATAAGGGAGCACCAGAACCTCCAGTGAACCGAGACCACTTGTGGCTGTCAGTCATCTCTTTAGGATTCATGTCTCGAACATCCACTCACCACATCCTGATGTGGGTCCATGAACACTCTAAAGCCCCATTCTTTACACTTCCGAAGGACTGCAATGATGTAGTCCATATAGGCATAGTCGTACTTTTTAGGTCCTGCATGTTCAAGGCTCTCCCAGGTGAAGACATATCTAAGTAGGTTGTATCCCCATGCTTTCAGCCGGgcaagatgaagatctGCCGAACCGTCTTCGAGATTCAAAGGCCTGTTGATGAAATCACCTTTCCCGGCTTCGGCAGATTCCCAGAACTCTTCTCGGACGTGACTTGGTTGGTTATTAGGGAGTTTGGCAGATCCTGAGAGGTTGACACCTCGCAATAGAAGGGAACGGCCATTAACGTCCTGGAAATGAAGGGTTGAAGAATGGATGTAGTGAGGAGGAACAGGATTACCTGTGACAGGGGAGATGTTTGGCGGCGGGGCCATCTCAGTGGGATGGGATATGAATGGGAGACGAGTGCGGCAGGAGTGAACATACATCCATATAGAGGGCGCGTGAACTAACTAACATAGGAGGTGGGCCCACTTCTGGTGTCCCTGTCGGACAACGCCGTCTTCACCAGATGAACTTACGTCAtagaaggtggaggtaagTTAGTGATTGCTGTAAGAACGGAGCAGCATAACTAACACGGGATCACCATCGTAGAAAGGTTATTATTAGTCACCGTGATGCTGTTAACATTACGCCTGCCAAGCAGATCATGCAGCGTCGCAGCAAGTATATGACAGTAGTAAAGAGAGGCATGTTTGCCACTTAATCAGGTAATCTCAAAACCACAGATTTATAGAAGACAGCGCGACGCGAATCAATCCGTTGTCTTTATCCATCTACGTAACATATTCACTATCCTGCGACTTACAAGTCTTCTTTTGAAAAAGTTCAGATATTATATCACACAGCCAATGATCCAACATGCCTCCCTGTAGAGTGACCAACAACACTGGGCATCCACTCAACATCAGTCTCAAGCAAGTCACTGCGCTCCACTTTGAGAATAGCGTACAGCCTGGACAGACTATCAAATTCAGGGTGCGCTAGACCTCTTCTCTTATATCATTCCGCCTCCCTTTCTCAGCACAAATATAGCTAACGATGGCGGACTTAATCACTGCAGCCAGGAAAAGTCTGGTTCACTTTGGAGGTAATTATTGCACCTGGCCTCATTAATGCTCAGCGGCTGATCTTGATACGTCTTAGGCGTTggtagatgatggaagCAAGAAATCTCGCTATTCTGTTTTAAAATCTGCAGCTACGATTGCCCTCATATCAGTGGCTGTAGGAGCAGTAGCTGCTACTGCTGgtgctgctcttcttccagaagCTGCGGCCGTCGAGACGGTATGTTTAACTTGGGCATTTGGGCTTTGACTTGTGTTGACGAGGCTCAATGTAGGCGGCAGCGGCGGGTGTAGCAGGTGGAGTCATTGCCAAAGGCGTAACTGCTGCTAAGACGGCCTTGATAGCTAATTCTGGGACTATTGCACGTATATGTGAATATCCACCGACGATCTGTCAAGACTGAACCACGCTGATCAAATGTCGATACATCAGCTTCTATGGCTTTGCCGAAAGCTATTGAAAAGCTTTCTGAGGAAACTGGAGGACTGACCGCACTACAGCGAGAAGGTATATCTATCCCTCAATAGATGATGTCTGAATACATATCTGACATTTGCCCCATCTGATAGTCCTCTCAATTATTGCCTCACCAACTTTGTCGTCTGATGTCCGCCACAAATCcgcttcccttcttcgttcCCTCCATAAATCCTACACAGATCACAAAGCTGCTAGTCAGGaagcttcctcttcaaacaCTGCAGGCATTGATAAGCCGACGGCAACTCTAACGCCTATCTCGGACGATGAAGCCGAAAAGATAGAAAAGGATGTTGAAAGTGGTGAAGTGGACGACAGAGTGGAGAACACGGCTGTGAGAACAGGTGAAGTACTAAGAGTACACGGCATCTACATGAAAAGCCCGAGGGAGTTTGAGATCAgggtgggagaggaaggaaagctgGTTCTATATGATGTTGGTCAGAAAAAGTTTATCATGTAGAGGCACATGCCACATAGAGCTATAGGCTCTTGGTGAAGGCATCATATAACTTTTAGCTCTTTTTACTCAAAATTTGAATTTATTTTGCTgttctcctcttttgccGACTTGTGGTCCGTATCATACCCATGCATGTAACTCAACTGTATATCCTCATTAGACGGAAGCCCGCCAGGCAGTTAGGATTTCCAACCTTCCACGTGCGCCACAGCGCGATGATCCGGCGATACAGCAGCTAGCTCGAGAGTTCGCCACACGCCAATACATATATGTGTCAAACACCATGCGCGtctgttcttttcttctttgctgaaCTCGGGAGCTGAGGCTTAGGTACGTTCTATCGTTCGCAGATCATACTCCCAGAATTCCCAAACTGATATACCGTGAAAACAAGTGCCGCCCCACGGAAAGTTGGCCCGTGGTGCGACCACGTTAAAAACGGAATGGAACACGGTTTGGATACGGTATTATGTCCTGGTTCCTCGTTGCCCTCGGAGGGGGGAACATAGTCGGGTGCTATAAAGCATGACTGATCCAAGCCACGTTGATGATCAGATTGATCAGGCTTACCGGGGCGAGCACCATTATCGTTCCTAGAAGAGACTGCCGTAAGGCGGCTGAAAGGTTATAAACCTGTGATGAGCAATTGTACAGCGTTGCGTATCCGAAGCTCGATTCTCTGGccagagaagaatgtgCCTCTTTATGAGGAAGACCCTTAAATGGAGTCGCTAATCCTTCGGGATGTCACACGTAGAGAATGCGTTTGTCGCATTAGAGCTTTACGGGCTTAGCCGTGCCGATCGGCTTTTGATGGCGCCTTGCGTCTACTTGACGACTCTGTTGTCTTGTAGCCCTAGGCGTTACAGTCTCGCCAACTTATCGGCTGCGCCTTCCTTGAGCATCAACACAACGATTTGTCTACCTCGGCTTATTTTCGATTGTCTCTCGTGCTTTATCGCCCTTCCCCACATCGTGATATGTCTGTATTGGTGTGCTTCTACCGGTGGTCGCTCCTACATTGTATCTGCCGTAGTATCGTCTGTCACTAAAAAGATTTCTTCTGGACCGTTGATATCATGGCGATCAAGTAATAGTCTGTGGGTTATGTTTTGGTGAGTTCTTTAACATCTCTAAGTTATTAGCTATCAAATCATGCTGATATCTTATCATGATTGTTGTTGCTAGTGCTACTCGTTGCTTGGTTCTTGGGGTCATGATTCAGATGAGATCTTAGGATACTTGTACTTATGCATTGGATCGGCCGCCACCAGTTTCAAGCTTTCGTCGTCGTTATTCAATCGTATTTCATCCATCACTAATGAGTTGCTCACCGAGCAACGTGCATTCTGCGTATGAGGGCTGCGCTCTTTCACTCATGCTTCTTTGGATACATGTGTTATTTTGGaacttttttcttccataaATACTCTCGTCCGAAGCCTTGCTTTAATGAAGTAATCTTGATTGGGGGCAGAAAACAATATAGGTacaacaaagaagaaggcgatgaTTGCTTTTTTACAGGCTATGTTGGTACAGTTGACACAATCATTCAAGTGTGGGTCAATGGTGACTAGACAATGAGACAAGGAGGTGATAGCTTTTCACTGAGCATACAGTATTCCAATAGTATGAGCAGTATGCCAAGATTGTCTGGCTGCATATACGCGTCGTTTCAATCTGTATGGcgccctttccttttcccgCTACTGCGTTCGTTGTTTGTTGTCAACCTTCACTTCCACATCCGCCATAGcccctcatctcccattTAAAAATTATCCAGCATTcatttctcatcctcatacTATCCTCTAAACCTCGTGCCATCTGTATAGCAACTCAGCCGCTGTACAATGTCTCTCCCCGAAGCTAATCGCCGGCGCGTAAGTATCAATTTTTCGCCCATCCGTGATCTCTTTGCACGTCTCTTCGCACTGAACTGACGCGTCCTTTCGTGATCCTTTGCCGTTTGCAGGATGCACTGGAAGCATTAAAGCGTAGAAAAGCAATCCAATCTCGCCCCCCAATTTCCCGGTCTCCGAGCGTCGAATCAATACAGGATTCTGATGTGCTGGTGcccccctcctcttcgcctgCCCGCACGCCTCAAAATTCAAAATATTTTGCCTCGAGACTTCCTcaaaagaatggaaaatCGACTTCGATGAAGGACACTCCGGATAGGCGTACTGATACGGGGAGGGACGAGAAATATTCATCGCTGAATGGTAGTCCTAGTGAAGTACTCAGAGCCATCCACAGGCATTCTCCTCAACCCCTTGGTCGTCCTAAACCGCGATACGCCGACccggatgaagaagaatccCCAGTAAAGCCGACCATTGCTGCACCAAGTACGATCTCGGGCGTCCGCCAACCTAGTCTAGTCCTCGCTGCTCAATCAGCCCGTGACGAtcaagaggaaaagatgatccAAAGACTAGCCAGCCAGTTTCCTAATGTTAAGCGATCAATAATCTCTTCGCTGCTCCAAAAATATCCTGGTAATCCGGACAGGGCGATCAATCAAATTCATTACGCCAATCAGAtgaaagttgaagaagagtccAACATTTCAATAGCTACAACTTCAAAGACATCCAGCCCTTTACCAGTATCTGCTAGTCCAGCTGCATTCAATTcgaaatcaaagaagaagaatgagaatTCAACTATCTACGCAAACCGCAAGCGTAACAGAAGAAGCGACGGttcagaggaagaatttTCTGGAAGCGAAAGCGAAGATGATTTCTCggatggtgaggatgggaggaaacgacgaaaaggagaggacgatgagcCTGATGCAGAGGATGCAGCCCTGAAGGCGTTCAATGAGGACAGCGTGGAAACTCTCACTGGTACAATCGGTATGTTATGGAAGTACTTGTGCTATGTGTGACGCTGTACTGACTCTCTTGCGCTAGCCTGTCGTCCTGAACAAGCtgcaatcatcatcaaacatCGGCCATACGAAGATGTCGATGATGTCCGTGCAAAGCTCACCAAGGCTCGAGGAGTTTCATTCAAGTTGTTTGAGCAGTACACCGAAATCATGGAAGGTTTCGTTCAGATCGACGCATGCTTGAACCGATGTGAAGCTATTGCTTCGGACGTCGCCAGGACATTAGCGGTATGGAAAGGCGCGTCAAACGTTCAGGATGGAAGTGTGGTGGGGACACCCAGATCAGATGGGCTGAACGATGTCAAGGTGGATGTTGCCAAGGTCTCGGAgcttttgaagaatgagacggatttgaagaagaggaaaattCTAAAGCAATACATCCAGACGCAACCTTCATCATTGAGTGAGGGGACGGTCTTGAAGGACTATCAATTACTGGGCGTGAACTGGTTGAATCTCTTATATTCGAAGAGGATTGGCTGTATCCTTGCGGATGAGATGGGTAAGTCGCTCGACCTTCTTGAAGACAACCAGCACTTATTCCCGTGTAGGGTTAGGCAAGACCATCCAAGTCATCGCGTTTATTGCCGCTCTCAAGGAGCGAGGTATTGCCGGTCCACATTTAATCTTTGTCCCCGCGTCTACTCTCGAAAACTGGACTCGAGAATTTAGGCGTTTCGCTCCTGACATTGATGTTCAAACCTATTACGGTTCACAAGCAGAGCGCGCCGGACTGCGCAGTGACTTGAAAGCTCAGTTCAGAAGAGGTGAACTGGAAGTAATATTGGCCTCGTATACTCAAATGACATCCGCGGATGATTTAAGTTTCTTTAGGAAGAAAATTGATTTCGAGGTACGTTCAATGACTGCGAATTACCTCTGCCACAGCCATTGCTCACCTGTCGGTATTTTCA is a window from the Cryptococcus deuterogattii R265 chromosome 10, complete sequence genome containing:
- a CDS encoding cytoplasmic protein, coding for MAPPPNISPVTGNPVPPHYIHSSTLHFQDVNGRSLLLRGVNLSGSAKLPNNQPSHVREEFWESAEAGKGDFINRPLNLEDGSADLHLARLKAWGYNLLRYVFTWESLEHAGPKKYDYAYMDYIIAVLRKCKEWGFRVFMDPHQDVWSRFTGGSGAPLWTLYACGIDPYHLTPTASAYLHCEWPSAESPRPQDFPAMIWGTNYTHLANQTIWTFFFAGKTYAPKCIIDGKNIQDFLQDHFIDAVGELVKRIAEEGSDLMDECVIGWDSVNEPGEGLIGYKDLAVIPAEQQLKKGPSPTPIEGMRLGMGEAQDVQVWNFGPMGPYRGGRQTIDPKGVRLWLSEEDDIQRGSGKWGWTRGKEWALGTCIWAHHGVWDIATSTLLRPDYFCTLPTDPSHQVDFVNDFWALHWLAYSSRIRLHHPESIHFIQTPVLSQPPKLPQSFLKGRACSSPHFYDGLTLMTRHWNWFNADAIGVIRKKYWSIVQAVRIGEGPIRKMIQGELAVLKQDTVDLLGNYPTLIGEIGIPYDMDDKKAYGYVDGGRGEGDYSSQQKAMDCSMNACDGPNCLNYAIWNYVPDNVHEWGDNWNGEDLSLWSVDDKEQESYRDSSRSNTPNLSSSFNNLTNSSSTLMVPMSGASILRLSPSMVEFGDFCPALVLDGSRAVAAFCRPYPVATVGIPERIDFDITSTKFKYTVRVRADDIANQKIFTEIYLPFVHYAASLDPSRPAGNNSISGQANSTSTDGDDSAFASRQTSKVDLIEDERAIKSSDPASISIRSVPYSSSAQLSLDVSVVASRGRVEIKGQTLRWWYPVPEVGEEVYTIEVQRNGGALRRDWGYVQQGSFLDVCPACIIA